GCTTGTCCAGTTCTCGTGCAAGCTGGAGCTGCTTGCGAAAGGCGTGAAACTGAATCTCTCGCGGGGACAGCTCGTAAAAATAATCGAGGCCGATTTCGCCGAGGGCTTTGATGCGCGGGTTGGCGAGAAAGAGGCGGCGCATGTGCTCAAGACGCTCGTCAGTGTAGTCCTTGGCGTCCTGCGGGTGAATGCCGAGAATATAAAAGATCTCGGGGTGCTTTTCGTAGAGGGGGAGGGTTTCCTCAAAACGCTCAGGACTGAGAAAGACGTTTCCGATGTGGCTGATGCCGCACTGGCGGGCATGTTCAACGACGGCGTCGATTTCGCCTTCAAAGTGCTCTGGGTCGAGATGGGCGTGAGTTTCCACACCGCCAGCCGGGAGCTGAAGAGATTCTGGAAGCGGACGATTTTTTTTGCGAGACATTACACGTTTCCTTTTGTGCAGTGAGGGGGTGGGCCTGTGCACGAGACAAAAGCGCCGACCTGTTGAGGGGCCGGCGCTGGAGTTGAACTAGATGACACGAACAAGGCGGGAGTTGGGGCGGAGAAAGCGCCCGGCCTTGGCGAAGTCCTCGCCGTCGACGCGGACAATGTCGGCGGTGGCAAAGTGCGCGGGGAAAAGACTTCCGATGCCGATGGATTCAAAGAGACGGCCATACTTGGCCTCACCTTCCTTGAAAGCCCGAATCTTGTCGAGATTTCCAAAGCCACTTGAGAGAACGATGTTCACGTGCTCAAAGCCTTCGGCATCAAGGCGCTGCCTGAGTCCATGAACGAGCTCCACTGTCACACCGTTGCCGGTCCAGTAGCGTCGACCATCATCCGGGGCGCCACACTGGCCGAGATTCTCTCCGGGAGTATCGAGACGGACTCCCCAGAGATTCTTTCCAAGGGCGCGTGCCGTGGCGATGGCGTCATCACACTCGTGGTTGAATGTGTCCACCAGAGCGATGCGCGGAATAGAGGAAGAAATATGGCGGTCAAAGGCTTCGGCGGCTCGAACGGTTCCAGTGTCGCGACCGTAGTGATGGCCGAGGCTCAACACAAGGGCGTGAGGAATGGTGCCAACGCCGCCGGTGAGATTGTTCGCGTGTGCACCGGCATCCGTGGCACAGGCATCAAAACCACCAGCAATAGCGGCCTTGGAAATACGCTCGTCCCAGCTCCAGTGCCAGTGGCGGGAGCCAAAATAGAGCAGGGTCTTGTCTGGCAGCTCGTCGCGAATTTCGCGTGCGCGTGCTGTGATGCTGGCGAGGTCTGGCTCTGGGCCACCGTTTTTGACAGATGTCGCAGCGGTGATGGCTCCGAGATACAGCGTTTCCAGCTCGACAAAGTCGCAGATGGGACCTTCGATGGTCATGAGCGTCTCGAGAGGAGCGTAGTCGGACCCCTCGGGCAGGGCGTGCACTTTCAGATTCTTTGCATTGTTTGCGCTAAAAGTCCGAATGAGTTCCACAGCTTCTTCAATGCCGTAGATTTTTCCGGGGCCTTTGCGCAGAAAAACCTGCATGGTGACATGAGGGTTAAGCCCCTCTTTGTGAAGAATCTTTCTGGAGTGCAAAAAGTATGCGTCAGTGTATGGGATATGGCTCTCAGGCAGCCTGTAGCTCATGGGGATGTCCTTTGTCAGTTATCCGCAAAACCGTTCCTGCGGGAGTTCTTTTCCAAGGTGGTTTTCATAAAACCTTGGGTGGTTCCTCAGCCTTTGGCACTGCACATGAGTGCCACATATGAAAAAAGCGCCATGCGCTCAGATGTAAAAAGTCGTAGGCCGTGACACGGTGCTGCGCGTGGAGATTCCTGTTTTATACAAATACCCCGCGCGGAGAATCGTTTTCGGACTGTCGCATGTAGTCCAATCTTGGCGTTCCTGCAAATTCCGCTATCGGCTCCTGCCGCCCAGAAAAGAGTGGGGGAGAAGTCTCCGCGCTCTGCACAGGGTTCAGGCTGGCGAGCCCAACCATTTAGAAACATGCGAAATGTTGTTGTACGTCTTTTCCTGCTGTGCGGCAAAAAAAAACGTCATGCGTCGGAAAGGGCATACTCTTGCTGTCAGGTGCCTGCAAGGTTTAGCCCGCCTCGTGCTTTTGTGTATGCCAGGACCGGGAGAAAATGACAGAAAAAAAAAGTTTTTCTTGCTCCTAGTTTTGCACCAGGAAGTCCTCGTAAAAAAGCCTTTTTTCTGCAGAGAAAACGCAGTTTTTGAACGCAACAGTTGTTGAATACAAATGCAATTGTATAAAAAGTTTCATATGGTCCTTTCATCTTTTGATTTTTTGAGACTGTGAGGACGCCCAGAGTGAAAGGTACACTGTCGCTGTTATGTGGTATGACCTCGTCAGCTCTCAACGAACTGCCCTATACGTAGGGGGTATGGGGCAGTTCCTTTCCTTTTCGCGAGCGCCACTCCTTCCTCTGTCCCCCAACTGCATTACCCGTTGTTTTTCCTGTGTTGTTTTCCTTTGAACGCCATAGCTTGACGTATGCTGGGGGGAGACATATCGTGCGAGACTTTTAAAATTCATAGAATCTCAGGTGGCGTTACCTGAGTAAATATCTTTTCCTTTTCCGACAGGCATTCGCAGCTTTTGGGAGAGTTTGGGTATTCGTCTGACATCGTGACACACGAACGCATTCATTTAAGTCTTTTAACAACTGCTGGTTATTATGAAACAGATTCTGTCTAAAGAAATGGGGGCGGCGTGCATCGTCGCAGGCACTGCCATTGGTGCAGGTATGCTTGGCCTGCCAATGGTCGTTGGTGGACTCGGCATCACTATGGGAATTGGACTGCTTATCCTGCTCTGGATCTTGGCATCCTTTTCTGCGTTGCTGCTGCTTGAGATTAACCTCAAGGTTGCTCCTGGCGAGAACTTTAACAACATGGCAAAGAAAGTTCTCGGCACTGGTGGGCAGTTTGTCGCAACCGGAAGTATGGTTTTCCTGCTCTATGCCCTTCTCGTGGCTTATCTGACAGGTACAGGCGATCTGATTTCTCGCATGGCCGGTGGGGTCGGCATGGAAGTTACCCAGCAGTCTGGAACCGTTTATTTTGCTATCATTGGAATGCTGATTATTTATCTCGGAACCAACATCGTTGTTCGAGTGAATCAGCTTCTTTTTTATGCGATGCTCGTCGCAATGGGTGTTGCGCTCTTTAGCCTCACGCCTCACGTTCAGGTCGGCAATCTTTTTGTCGGTGGCCCAGACTCCACGCTTATCGTGATGAGCCTCCCCGTTCTGTTTACTTCTTTTGGTTTTCAGACCTGTATTCCAAGCATTGTTCGCTACCTTGGCGTCGGCACGAAAAGGCTTCGTCCTGTTGTCCTTGTCGGGAGCACCTTGCCGCTCTTATGCTATATTTTTTGGCTCATTGTTTCCCTTGGCTGCACCTCTGCCGCAGACCTTGGCTCTATGCACGGGAGTGTGAAGCTGCTCGTTTCTGCGCTTGCAGGAGGTTCTAGCTTTCTCGGCTCTGTCCTGTCTTCTTTTGCTGCGCTTGCCCTGCTGACCTCTTTTCTCGGTGTCGCGCTTGCTCTTTTTGATCTCATTGCCGAAGTTTTTCGTCTCGGTAATTCCCACGCGCAGCGTTTTCTCAACGTTGTGATTGTGCTTGGTCCGCCTCTGATTGCAGGGCTGCTTGCCCCCGGCAAGTTTATTCAGGCGCTCTCTCATGCTGGTGCAGCCCTCGCTATTTTGGCTATTTTCCTCCCCTGTGCCATGGCGTGGAAAATTCGTCGCAATGGCCTGCGAGCCAACTCCTATCAGGTCTGTGGCGGTACTGCCGCTCTCGTCCTCGCCTCTGTGTTTGGCGTGATTATCGTGACTGCAAATTATTTTTAGTTGAAGAAGGAAAATTGGGGGCCACAGCCCCAGCCCGCGAGGGCTGGATGGGTGGGAGGAGAGAGATTGGGGGCCAGCCCCCAAACCCCCGCGTAAGGGAATGATTCCCTTACGTATCCTCATCGAGTTTAAAAGCCGTGCAAGCTTCGCTTGCACGGCTTTTAAACTTGGGTGAGAAGGCGTAAAGAGCCTCTTTTTCTTCTGCGAGTTCGTCACCATTTTCTTTCTGAACGCGAGCGTTCAGAAAGAAAGGGTTGGAGCGCAAAGAAAAAGAACACACGCCCAGTTGATTAGGCCAAAATTTAAGGGCCGGATGTAAGTGAAAGCCAAGGGCTTTCACTTACATCCGGCCCTTAAATTTTGGGCGATAGCGGGATTCCCAAGGGCCTCGTCCTTGGGCGGGGTCAAGGGGCAGCGCCCCTGCAGAGCACGAGACGGAGTCTCGTAACCCCCACCCGCCCGGCGCCCCTTGCAGAGCACGAGACAGAGTCTCGTGGCTCCGAGAGGCCACGAAAAAGCCCTGCACAGGGCAGGGCTTTTATTGGTCAGAACGGGAGGCAAGGGCTTAGAAACCGAAGCCACCGCCGTCATCGTCGGTACCGAAGCCGAAGTCTGCGGAGACTTCGCCTGGGGAGTCGACGTTTCCGTCGGAGCTTTCGCCTGCGTCAGCGGCACCGGCAGCCTCAGCTGCGGCACCACCTGCGGCGGCGGTCACGACGCCGTGTTTAATAACCTCTTCGATTTTTGCGAGGAGGGTGTCGACCTTACCGGTGTAAGAGTCGATCTGAGTTTCGGAGACCTGGAGCTTTTTGTCGCCTTCTGCGAGCTGAGCTTCGTACGTGGTCACCTTTGCATTGGAGTCTTTAAGCTGGGCTTCGGTGTCAGCGAGCTTCTTTTCAAGCTCGGAGATTTTGGAAGCCTGGTCTTTATTTTTAGCCTGAGTGTCTTTGAGTTCGCTCACAACAGCGGTGAGCATGGCACAGGCGTCTTCCGGCAGCGGAGGCAGGGAGACGTGAGCGCCGAACTTGTCGGCATTACCTTTGATGCCAGTCAGCTCAGGGTTCTGTTCATAAATCCATGCCTTGGCGATAGCAGCTGCGAAGGGTTCAGCAGTTGCATCGATATCCATTTTGGTCATGTAGCCCAGCATTTCGCGAATGCTGGAACGGTGTCCGTCGTAGTCTTCGCCGGTGAGGTACGCGGCAAAGGTGCTCATGGGGAAAACCTTGCGGTCTACGCTCTCAGCCATGATATCCTCCTAAATTGTCATCAAGGAAAATGAGTTGTTACCCAAGTAGCTCGAAACCTAGCCCAGCGGTACACGGCCGATATACCGTGCATAGATCAGCGCGACGGTACGGTAGACCACGTGGCCGAGTTTGGACCACGGCAGGTAGGCGAAGAGCATCCATACAGACACCAGATGCACGTAATACATCGGGTAGGCGAGAGTAGCCACGTCGGCGAGTCTCAGCAGTTCACAAAAGACACCGGTGAGGCCGATGACCCAGATAAGTCCGAGCAGGAACCAGTCATAATAGGTAGACTTGAACTTGGACTCGTCGAGGTTCATACGACGGCGGGTGAGTTTTGTCAGGCCGATGATGAGCAGGATGGCGCCGAGATTACCGAGCAGTTTGTGCGGAGCCCAAAGCGGCAGCGGGGTGTGACCAGCTGGAGCGATGAACTCGACCACTTTTCCACCCCAGTGGCAGAAAGCGACAATACCGGTTGTAATCGCGAGTGCGACAAAGCCGTAAAAGAGCATGAGGTGGCCTTTAAAGCGCTCGTTGTCTTCGGGCTTGTCCTGTCCTGCACTGCAGTCCTTAAAGTTGGTGTGCTGACCGACTTCGTTAATCAGGACGTCCTTGATGCTTGCCCAGAGGGTAGCTTTTTCATGAGCGCCGATGAAGAAGGTGCCGGGGGCAGCCTGGAATGCCTTGATGAGTTTAACAACACCGAGTCCGAAGGTCGTGAGCATGAAGAAGAAGGTCAGCATCATGATCGGGTCGATGGTGTAGTCTCCGGGGAAGACCTTGCCAAAGACGATTTCGCCTTCGGGGATGGCGAAGCCAGTGGTCAGGAACCAGACAAAGGCCCAGAGCACGGCAGGGATGGCAATGAGGATGGGCAGATACTTGGAGGAGCTCATCCACTTACCGATAATTTTCGGTTCCATGAGGTTCTTGTATGCCATGTTGCGCAGGGCGGAGAGCAGGTCTCCGGGCTTGGCGCCACGGGGGCACAGGTCAGAACAGGTACCGCAGTTATGGCAAAGCCAGATGTCGAGGTCATTGACCAGCTTATCCTTGAGTCCCCACTGTGCCCAGATCATTTCTTTTCTGGGGTAGGGCGCATCAGCGGGAGAGAGCGGGCAGGCCACCGAACATGTGGCGCACTGATAGCATTTTTTCAGGGTGTCACCACCCACCGACTGGAGTTCCTTAATAAACTCCACATCGGGTTCGATCCGTACAGCTTTCGACATGACGTACTCCTCTTAGAAGCCCTTGAACGGGTTGGGACCCATCTCCAGAATCATGTTCTGGAACTCTTCGATCATACCCGGCAGCTTGTCGTATTCGTCAATTGCGACCTGATACTGCTCCACGCGTTCTGGTTCAACGCCGAGACGGTCAAGAGTCTCTGCGATGTTTTCCTTACGGCGGTTACAGATTTCGGAGCCTTTAACGAAGTGGCACTGATAGTCGTCGCCGTACTTGCAGCCGAGCATCATCACGCCGTCAACGCCCTTGGACATGGCGTCAGCGATCCAGATGGCGTTGACAGAGCCAAGGCAGCGAACAGGAATGATACGCACATACTGGCTCCATTTTTTGCCACGCATGGCGGCCATATCCAGAGCCGGATATGCATCGTTTTCGCAGGCGAGAACAACGATACGCGGGCCGTCTTTTTCCATGTCGTCAGGCACCTGAATGGCCTTAATCATGGAACCAACCTGGTCGACGCTGTAGTTGTCGAAGCTGATAACGCGTTCGGGGCAGGCACCCATGCAGGTACCGCAGCGACGGCAGCGGGTCGGATTCGGCTTAGGCGTACCGGTTTCGTCGTCATCCAGAGCACCAAACGGACATTCTTCCGTACAGCGTTTGCACTGTGTGCAGCGCACGAAGTTGAAGACCGGGAAGGTGAGGTCGCCGGAACGGGGATGGACGGAAACACCGTGGTTTGCGGACTCAATGCACTGAATGGCTTTGAGCGCTGCGCCTGCGGCGTCGTCTTCTGCGTTGTCCATGAACATCGGCTGACGAACACAGCCAGCGGCGTAAACACCGGTACGGCGGGTTTCGTACGGGAAGCAGATGTAGTTGGAATCACAGAAGCCATCAAAGAGGTCCAGATCCGGGAATGCAGGACCCTGACGGTAGACAAAGTTCATGACCGGGTCTTTTGCCGTGGTGGGAACGATACCCGTAGGCAGGACGACCATGTCGGCCTTGAGTTCGATGTCTTCGCCGAGCAGGTTGTTCGTGATGGTAATGAGCAGGCCGCCATCGCGATCTTCGCGGATGGAGCCAATGGTGCCCTTACTCATCATGACGCCTGGATTGTCCTGAGCAGCCTTGTAGTACTTTTCGTGGATGCCCTGGACGATCATGTCCTGATAGATAATGTAGGCCTGACCGTCGTTGTACATCTCGGTGATGTAGTTTGCTTCTTTCAGGGCAACAACGGAGTTGATGCCGCTGGAGTAAGGCAGGTGGCGGAGGCTTTCGAGATCTTTGTATTCGTCAACGTGAGGAGTCTCGCCGTCTTCCGTCTTGGCTTCTTCTGTGGGTTCCTCGGAAACCTCTTCTTTTTTGTAGAGGTCCTTTGGTTCCAGCTGCTCAGTGTTGAGCAGGAAAGCGACGCGCTTGGCGGGCTTGCCATCAGAAGGACGAAGGATCTGGCCTTTCTTGGCCATTTCTTCGATCTGCCATGTGGTCACGACGTTTTTGAACTTGCCGTAACCCATGGGGGCGAGCACTTCGGGGTCCTGTTCGACCCAACCGGTCGCCATAACGACTGCACCGATTTTGTCTTCCTGACCGTTGGTATACTTGGCGGTGTATGAACCTGGGGCGCCTTCGAGGGCGGAGAGGGTAGCACCGGTAATAATCTTGATGCGAGGCTCGGTGCGAACATCAGCAATGAGCTTTTCAATGCCAGTGCTGTGAGCTTCGGTGAAGGGGTGAACCAGAGGAACGGTCTTGTAGAGCTTTGCAGCGTGGCCGCCAAGGTCACCGTCTTTTTCGAGCAGGACAGTGTCGTAACCGGAACGGGCAGCGTGGAGTGCTGCGTTCAGGCCAGTCCAGCCACCACCAACGACCAGCACGGTCTTGACGGTGTCAATCAGCTCGGGTTCGGGGAGAGCGGACTTCTGAAGTTTGATGACGCCCATGTTGATGTAATCTTTTGCCATGAGCACTTTGTCATCAGAAGCATCGTCGGGGCAGCACATGCCACACTGCTCACGCAGGTTGACGCGCTCAACGAGGATGCTTTTGCCAAAGTCGTAGATTTCCCAGTCGATACGTGGGGAGGAACCGCAGATGAGGACGGAGTCAATCGTCCCAGCATCCAGGTCCGACTTAATCATATTCATACCGTCTTCGCCGGGAAGAACCGGGTGAGCCTTGACCACGGGGCAATCGCTGCTCCAGCGGGTCTGGACGAATTCGACCAGCTCTTCCACGTTAAAGTACGGTCCGACGCTAGACTCGTCGAAATAAACACCTATTTTTTCTGCCATTGTCCTTACCTCCCTCTTACTGCCTCAATTGCCTTCATGGCTGCTCCGGTACCAGACTGAGCAGACTTCATGACGTCGAGAGGTCTCTTGGCACAACCGGCAACGAAGATGCCCTTACCTTCGTTTTCCTCTGCGAAACCATCTTCGTCGACGTGAACATCAATAGGCAGCTGTTCCTGAGACAGAGTCGGTTGCATACCTGTGGCAAAGACGACCATGTCGTATTCTTCACGGGATTTGGTACCTGCAACGGCATCTTCCACAGTCAGGATGACATTACCGTCCTCGCCCTGTGCGGCTTCGGCCACCTTGCCCTTGACCAGATGAACACCTTCGTCGCTCAGGATGCGATCGCGGAATTTCTGGTAACGGCCGGGGGTACGCAGGTCGATGTAGTAAATAGTTACCTGACAGTCAGGGTGCTGTTCACGCACGTAGCTGGCCTGCTTGAGCGAAGCCATGCAGCAGATGTATGAACAGTAGTTGAGATGGTTCTCGTCACGAGAGCCAGCACACTGAATAAACGCAAGACGCTTTGGAGAGCGGCCATCAGAGGGACGCTGAATAAGCCCGTGGCTTGCGCCAGACGGGGAAGCCAGGCGTTCCATCTGCATGTTGGAAATGCAGTTCTGGAGAGAGCCCGCACCAAGATTCGTCAAATTCGAAACATCATAGGGCTTCCAGCCAGTGGCGATAACAATGGCGCCAACCGAAAGCTCGACAGTCTTCTCTTTGTCGTCCAGATCAATGCCCGTCACACCCTGAAGTTCTTCCAGTTCTGCGGCCGAGCACTCGTCTTTTTCGAGCACAAAGCGGCTGGGGTAGGCAAAAGGCATGTCTTTGTGAAGAGCCTTTCTGGTACCCATGCCAAGCTCAAATTCGCTCTCTTTGGAGCCGCCAAGTTCGTTTGCGGCTTCGGTGAGGTCGATGCTGCCGGGGGTCGTATAGCGGGGTTTGATTTTGACAGTGACCTTGTAGTCACCCTTGGAGCCAGAGACGGAGACAACTTCCGCCAAAGTGAAGACATTAACCAGGCGGTTTTTCTTGATGCGCTGGAACTGAATTTCCAACCCGCAGGAAGGCGGGCAAAGCTTGGGGAAATATTTGTTGAGCTGAGATACTCGTCCGCCCAGGAACGGAGTCTTCTCGACAAGAAAGACCTCGTGGCCAACTTCTGCGGCTTCAAGGGCGGCTGTCATGCCGCTGAACCCGCCGCCGACAACGAGCACGCTGTTGTTTGGCATTTCAATCCTCCCTACGAAATCAGGTTCGGGCCATTTGAAAAATGGCCTAATCCTGAACAACAACCCTGAACAAAGAGGGTTCTTGTCTGCTCAGGCTTAGACCATTTTTCTGAGCAGGAGGTCGCGGCGAACCGCGACCTCCATTTCAGTCATCTTTAATCGGGGATGATCTGGTAGTAAGGCTTCTTGAAGACGACGGTCTCTTTCTTTTCGACGTCGTACTTGGAGTTTACGAAGCACTTCCACTTGGAGTCATCCAGGCCGAGGAAGTCACCACGGTAGTAGAAGCCGGGGTAACGAGTTTCTTCACGGAAGTGGATGTGCTGCATGTGCAGGCGTACGGTCCACAGGCGGTGGTAGTTCTCCCAGCAGCGGAGCAGTTCGTGGAGGTCACGAGCAGCGAGCTTCTGAGAATCTTCTTCCATCATGTCGAGCAGCCAGAAGCCGGTATCGAGCAGAGCCTTGGAGGTGGTGTAGTAGGTACCAACACCGCCACCGTACTCGTCGGTAGCCTTGATCAGGCGCATCATGAAGTTCTTGGGAGAGATGTACTCGGGGTTCACGGTCGGGTCGGTAGAACCGTTCTTGTGAGCCTCGTAGGTGTAGTACGGGCGATAGATTTCCTGCTTCAGGTCTTCAGCGCTTTCCTTCAGGGTAGGCTTGAAGTCCTTGTGGTCAACGTACCAGCGGACCAGCTGCTTACCGACCATACGGCCTTCTGCGTGGGAACCGGAGGAGAATTTGTGACCAGATGCGCCAACACCATCAGCGCAGGTGAACAGGCCGTTAACGGTGGTCATACGGTTGTAGACCTTACCGTTGTCTGCGTGGATCTTGTAGTCTTCAGGCACCCAAGCTTCGTCAGGGCCGGAAGTCCAGATACCACAGCAACCGGAGTGAGAACCGAGCAGGTAAGGCTCAGTAGGCATGATCTCGGAACCACGTTCCTCAGGAGCGCAGTTGGAGGCAGCCCAGAGGTTAGCCTGGCCGACACACATGTCGAGGAAGTCTTCCCAAGCTTCAGCTTCAAGGTGCTTCTGCTCAGCAGGAGACAGGGTCTTGAAGGAATCCTGGAGAGCGGTCTTGGTGTCCATGAAGATCGGGCCACGGCCTTCACGCATTTCACGGAGCATCATGTGGTTACGCAGGCAGGTAGGAATAACGTTACCCTTGGCGTATCCGCGGTCCTCGTAGGGCTTCAGCATTGCGCGGTTAGTCACGCAGTAGTCTTCACCCTTGTAGTTGGTTGCCTTAGCCTTAAACAGCAGGAACCATGCACCAACCGGGCCGTAGCCGTCCTTGAAACGGGCGGGGACGAAGCGGTTTTCCATCATGGTCATCTCGGCGCCGACCTGAGCACACATGGTGTAGGTGGAACCTGCGTTCCAAACCGGGTACCATGCACGACCCATGCCTTCACCGGTGGAGCGGGGGCGGTAGATGTTAACTGCGCCACCACAAGCAACACATGCGGTGTTGGTGCGGAAGATATGAACTTTGTTGTCACGAGCGTCCAGAGCGACAGCACCAGCGATACGGTTCGGGGTGTTGGCGTCGAGGAGCATCTTAACAACGAAGATACGTTCCATGTAGCGTTCTTCGCCGAGTGCGTTCTTTGCAGCTTCAGCGACGATGCACTTGTAGGATTCACCGTTGATCATGATCTGCCAACGGCCGGAACGGACAGGCTTGTCACCCTTGCGGATAGCCTTGCCAGCTGCCTTTGCGGAAGCACCGTCCATGTTCTTGTTGTCGTCGGACTTGCACCAGATCGGCAGGCCCCACTCTTCGAACAGATGGACAGAGTCGTCAACGTGACGGCCGAGGTCGTAAATGAGGTCTTCACGAACCAGGCCCATGAGGTCAGTACGGACCATGCGGACGTAGTCGTCAGCGTCGTTTTCACCAATGTAGGTGTTGATAGCGGAAAGACCCTGAGCAACAGCACCGGAACGTTCCAGAGCAGCTTTGTCGAGCAGGAGGATCTTTGCTTCGGGTGCGAATTTGTCGGCCCATGTGACTGCTTCGAAAGCAACACCGCAGGAACCCATACCACCACCAACGATCAGGATATCTACATCGTGCTCCTCAATTGTGGGTTCTGCGAGTGCAATACCACGAGGGGCTTCTTTAACAGGAATCTTAGGCATCTCTTTGCTCCTTAAGTAAGCGTAATAAGTGAGACAGTGCTAAAGCTGTTGGACTACTGGACGTCCTTGACGGTCCAGGTCTTGTCGGCCTCGGCCACGTCAAACTTCTTGCCAAGAGCTTCCTTCGGAGTGGTCAGCTCGGTCTCGGTGAACAGGTACTCGTTTTCGAGATCTGCCGGTTCGGGCTTACCTTCGAAGGGCTTAATAGAGCCTTCAGGGGTGGTACGGATGGGGAACTTGAAGCGCTTGGTGGAGCCATTACGGAAGTTGATGGTCCACATGATGTCTTCGGAAGAACGCATCGGGATAGAGGTGCCGCCCATAGGAGCAAAGTCAGCGTAGGGGCGGGCAGTGATAGCGCCCTGAGGACAGATCTTCACGCAGGAGTAGCACTCCCAGCATGCGTCAGGTTCCTGGTTGTAGGCCTTCATCTCCTCAGGATCGAGGATCATGAGGTCGTTGGGGCAGATGTACATGCAAGCGGTCTTTTCGCCGCCTTTGCAGCCATCGCACTTTGAGGGATCAACAAAAGTAGGCATAGTGAATCCTCCAACAAATTAGGGTTGAAAAAACAACCATTTCAAAAACATCCCCAATAAGGAGAATGAAAAAACAGGGAAGCAAGGTTCTCCGCTTTTTTTTACGGAACGTTGTGCAGCGTCCCGATCTTCGCCGAATTGGACCGCGTCTGGCGGTTTAACCGTTCAGGGGAGACTGGAGCTACGTGTCAAACAACGGCCCTTACGGGGGCTTGCACAAGCATCGGTAATTAGCGCCTTTTTCGACGTTTGTGATGGATTGAACAAGCAAGGTCAGGTCTAGCAAGGCTCCTATCGCCTGTCAAGGCGAAAGTGAATAATATCCCAAGCGTCAGAAATTTTCCTCAAGGGTGCTGGAATCATGACCTTAATGCAATATATAGCATCACGCGTAAAAACGTTTATCCAATGCACGAAACCCTATACAACCAAGCGGAAATTTTGGCAAGAGTGGACCGGAAACTTCTGCACTAGGGAAGGTATACTATGGGAAAAAGGGCGGTTGACGGGAAAATGTCAGCTATCCGATATTTTAGAGTAAAAAAGTGTCTTTCCTGTGTCTCTGGTGGAGCCGTTGCGGTGAATCTGATCTTTTTGCGTCATTGGTGAAAAAAAGTGCAAAGTCACTTTGAGCCTTGGTTTCGTTGAGTTTTGGCATGATTTTGCCCCTAAAATGACTCAGAAGGGCACTTGACAATTGCGGAAATTTTTCACAAACCCCTCTTACAGGGCTTGAAATGTGAATTTCGACGAGTCCGGTGGCTCTCCCCATAGACCTCTTTCCCCTTCCAACTATGCCAATTTTTGGGGAAAATGGGAGACTGCCTCGACATAGGCTGTGGTGGTTGAGTAAGTGAAATTTCTCAAATTCCAATTGTAAAGGAGTCCACAATGTCCAATCTGCTGCCCCCTCATGGTGGTAAGGGCTTAGTTTGTTGCCTGCT
Above is a window of Desulfobaculum bizertense DSM 18034 DNA encoding:
- a CDS encoding TatD family hydrolase translates to MSRKKNRPLPESLQLPAGGVETHAHLDPEHFEGEIDAVVEHARQCGISHIGNVFLSPERFEETLPLYEKHPEIFYILGIHPQDAKDYTDERLEHMRRLFLANPRIKALGEIGLDYFYELSPREIQFHAFRKQLQLARELDKPVVIHSRDAHEDSLRILIEEGFDQRPLLWHCFNADRALAEEILSHGWYVSIPGPVTYKKNVEFQDAIQYIPLDRIVVETDSPYLTPEPYRGKRNEPALVCFTANKVAELLGIDPAEFWLKAGQNARTFFGL
- a CDS encoding nicotinate phosphoribosyltransferase; translated protein: MSYRLPESHIPYTDAYFLHSRKILHKEGLNPHVTMQVFLRKGPGKIYGIEEAVELIRTFSANNAKNLKVHALPEGSDYAPLETLMTIEGPICDFVELETLYLGAITAATSVKNGGPEPDLASITARAREIRDELPDKTLLYFGSRHWHWSWDERISKAAIAGGFDACATDAGAHANNLTGGVGTIPHALVLSLGHHYGRDTGTVRAAEAFDRHISSSIPRIALVDTFNHECDDAIATARALGKNLWGVRLDTPGENLGQCGAPDDGRRYWTGNGVTVELVHGLRQRLDAEGFEHVNIVLSSGFGNLDKIRAFKEGEAKYGRLFESIGIGSLFPAHFATADIVRVDGEDFAKAGRFLRPNSRLVRVI
- a CDS encoding amino acid permease, whose amino-acid sequence is MKQILSKEMGAACIVAGTAIGAGMLGLPMVVGGLGITMGIGLLILLWILASFSALLLLEINLKVAPGENFNNMAKKVLGTGGQFVATGSMVFLLYALLVAYLTGTGDLISRMAGGVGMEVTQQSGTVYFAIIGMLIIYLGTNIVVRVNQLLFYAMLVAMGVALFSLTPHVQVGNLFVGGPDSTLIVMSLPVLFTSFGFQTCIPSIVRYLGVGTKRLRPVVLVGSTLPLLCYIFWLIVSLGCTSAADLGSMHGSVKLLVSALAGGSSFLGSVLSSFAALALLTSFLGVALALFDLIAEVFRLGNSHAQRFLNVVIVLGPPLIAGLLAPGKFIQALSHAGAALAILAIFLPCAMAWKIRRNGLRANSYQVCGGTAALVLASVFGVIIVTANYF
- the qmoC gene encoding quinone-interacting membrane-bound oxidoreductase complex subunit QmoC, which produces MSKAVRIEPDVEFIKELQSVGGDTLKKCYQCATCSVACPLSPADAPYPRKEMIWAQWGLKDKLVNDLDIWLCHNCGTCSDLCPRGAKPGDLLSALRNMAYKNLMEPKIIGKWMSSSKYLPILIAIPAVLWAFVWFLTTGFAIPEGEIVFGKVFPGDYTIDPIMMLTFFFMLTTFGLGVVKLIKAFQAAPGTFFIGAHEKATLWASIKDVLINEVGQHTNFKDCSAGQDKPEDNERFKGHLMLFYGFVALAITTGIVAFCHWGGKVVEFIAPAGHTPLPLWAPHKLLGNLGAILLIIGLTKLTRRRMNLDESKFKSTYYDWFLLGLIWVIGLTGVFCELLRLADVATLAYPMYYVHLVSVWMLFAYLPWSKLGHVVYRTVALIYARYIGRVPLG
- a CDS encoding FAD-dependent oxidoreductase, which gives rise to MAEKIGVYFDESSVGPYFNVEELVEFVQTRWSSDCPVVKAHPVLPGEDGMNMIKSDLDAGTIDSVLICGSSPRIDWEIYDFGKSILVERVNLREQCGMCCPDDASDDKVLMAKDYINMGVIKLQKSALPEPELIDTVKTVLVVGGGWTGLNAALHAARSGYDTVLLEKDGDLGGHAAKLYKTVPLVHPFTEAHSTGIEKLIADVRTEPRIKIITGATLSALEGAPGSYTAKYTNGQEDKIGAVVMATGWVEQDPEVLAPMGYGKFKNVVTTWQIEEMAKKGQILRPSDGKPAKRVAFLLNTEQLEPKDLYKKEEVSEEPTEEAKTEDGETPHVDEYKDLESLRHLPYSSGINSVVALKEANYITEMYNDGQAYIIYQDMIVQGIHEKYYKAAQDNPGVMMSKGTIGSIREDRDGGLLITITNNLLGEDIELKADMVVLPTGIVPTTAKDPVMNFVYRQGPAFPDLDLFDGFCDSNYICFPYETRRTGVYAAGCVRQPMFMDNAEDDAAGAALKAIQCIESANHGVSVHPRSGDLTFPVFNFVRCTQCKRCTEECPFGALDDDETGTPKPNPTRCRRCGTCMGACPERVISFDNYSVDQVGSMIKAIQVPDDMEKDGPRIVVLACENDAYPALDMAAMRGKKWSQYVRIIPVRCLGSVNAIWIADAMSKGVDGVMMLGCKYGDDYQCHFVKGSEICNRRKENIAETLDRLGVEPERVEQYQVAIDEYDKLPGMIEEFQNMILEMGPNPFKGF